The genomic stretch CGGCCATCTGGATAGGGGGTAGAAGCCCCAGGGTGTAACAGCCGATATCGGTGGGGTAGATGGCCTCTTCTCCAAGGTCCTTGAGCACATCCTTGATGATCAAATAGGTCTCCCGGTGGGGGCACCCGGGGCAAAGAGAGGGCGGCCGGGGGGGGAGTTCGGGGAGCCAGGAAAGGTCCGGCCTTTGGGGTGGATGGTGTTCGATACCCGCCACTTCAGCGATTACCTCTCGTATCTGGGCCGGATTAAATTCGTACAGCCGAGGAAGATGGCCAGAGGCCTTGCCCAAAATGTCCACTTTGATTCCCCTCTCCTGGGCCACCACTCTGGCTGCCTCTTCCAGATAGGGTTCAAGCTCCTCAACCACGAGGACCGTTTCTACAGATTTGAGGAACTCGCTCAGGAGCCCTACGGGCCAAGGGTGGGTAAACCCTAGTTTAAGGACTTCCACCCGGTCCTGGATCTCTAAGGCCTCCAGGGCATCAAGCACATAATTGACAGCTACTCCGCTAGTGATGATTCCCAGAGACCCTTGGCCGATTCTTTGATTGAAGCGAGAGCCATCGGCCATTACCTGGGCCTCTTTGCCTCGCTGGAGAAGCACCTGATGTCGGGCCCGGGCCACTGCGGGCACCGGGACAAATCTTCCGGGCTCTTTTTCAAAGTGTCCTTTTGTCCGGGTGGTCTCCGGCAGGGGCCCAAGGGTCACCGGGGCCCGGACATGGCTTGTCCGGGTGGTTGTCCTCAGGATCACCGGTAACTCCAGGCGTTCAGAAAGCTCAAAGGCAAAGACCGTCATCTCTTTGGCTTCCTGGGGGTTGGCCGGCTCAAGCATGGGCAGGCCGGAGAGACGGGCGTAGAAGCGATTGTCCTGTTCGTTCTGACTGGAGTGCATGGAAGGGTCATCGGCAGTGACGATTACCATCCCCGCCTTGATCCCGATATAGGCCAGGGTCATAAGGGCGTCGGCAGCCACATTAAGACCTACATGTTTCATACAGGTAAGGGTTCTGACTCCAGCCGCTGCTCCTGCGGCTGCTACCTCCATGGCCACCTTTTCGTTTACTGAAAATTCAAAGCATAGATCGGTCTCCCGGGATATCTGAAAAAGGGTGTTGGCAATTTCCGAAGAGGGGGTTCCGGGATAGGCTGCGGCCAGACCCACCCCAGCCTCTATGGCTCCCCTGGCAATGGCCTCATTGCCCAAGAGCAGGAGCTTTTCGCCTGGCTGGTCAGTAAGTAGTGGATGCATTTGGGCCTCCTAATCAATTTTCTGTCGGTCTTGGCGCTCCTTTTTAAACGTCATGACTAAAAGTGTCAATTTTTTAACGCTTGTTGGTTTTACCTGAATCGAGGGCCTTTGCGGCCAGGGGAACAAGGAGAAGCCCGGGGAGGGCCAGAAAGAAGGTCATTAGAAAAAAGCTGGCGTAGCCCAGGGCCTCGGCCAACCAACCACTGAGGGCCCCCGAGAGAGAGCGGGTTAGAGAAAACAGGGTGGAGAGCAGGGCATACTGGCTGGCGGCGGCCTGGCGATCACAGAGGGCCATAAGATAGGCCAGAAACGGGGCCGTTCCTAGACCTCCGGTAAAACTTTCCAGGGCGGAGGCCGAATAGACCAGGGGGCGGCTTGTTTCTAGAGCGGCGGCCAGGGCATAGCCAAGATTGGACAGGGCCTGGGCGGCTCCTAAGTAGAGAAGTCCGCGAACAAGGCCGATCCGGCTAGTGATTATCCCCCCGGCCATGGCCCCGGCAATAGAGAGCGCCGTTCCCAGGGAGCCTGAGATCAGGCCGATCTCGGCTCGAGAAAAGCCGGCATCCACCCAGAAGGGATGGACCATGGGCCCCATGGCGGTGTCTCCCAGCTTAAAGAGGAGTATAAAGACAGCCGCCGGAACAATGCCCGGTCTCTTTAAGAGATTCCTGAAGGTAAAAACGACAGTCTGGCGGACTCCCCTCTGTTTTCTGGCCGATTCTGCAGCTGGGGGGCCTATCAGCCGGCGGCTTAAAAGGGGCATGAGGGCCAGAAAGATGGCCCCAAAAAGGAGAAAGATCGTTTCCCAGGGAAGGATCTCACTTAGGGCCACCAGCCCCCCGCCGGTGGCAATTAAGGCCAGGCGGTAAGCCGCCACCCGGATACCGTTAGCGATGCCGAGCTCTTTTTTCTCCAGGATGGTGATAGTCAGACCATCGATGGCGATGTCCTGGTTGGCCCCGGCCAGAGCCAGGGCTAAAAGGGCGGTCACCAGGGCCACCTGGGAGGCCGAAACCCCGAGGACCAGAGAGGCGGCTATAATTATCAACCAGCTGGCCAGGATCCAATAACGATACTCTCCCAGGCTGTCTACCAGATAGGCCCAAAGAGGTTTGGCACTCCAGAAGAGAGAAAGGAGGGAGAGAAGTCCGATCTCCTTGAGACCTGTCCCCTCAAGGCGCAGAAAGACGGGCATGAGGACAAAGAGCAGGCCGAAAGGGGCCCCCTCGGCAAAGTATAAACCGGCCACTAAAAGGGCCTTTGAGGCAGGAAGCCCTCTGCTAAGGGCCTCTTTTATGTCTTTGAATTTGTGATAATTTTTGGCCATGAGGCACACTTTTCTGGCCGCCCGCTGGGTGGGCGAGGCTTTAGAAAGATATCGCAATCGCCCACCTAAGGCGACCATAAAGGGCAAAAGAATAGTCTTTTCCGAAAGACACTATCTGGCCGCCCTGCTCCACATATATGTTGGAGGCGGTCTTTCCCTCTCCCAGGTGGCCAACCTGGCCAGACTCCCCGTGGAGGAAGTCCGCTTCCAGCGGACTCAGATAGACTTTCTCACCCTGGCCGACTATCTCAAGACCAAATTCTCGGAGTGGTATCGGGAGATGCTCCAGCTGGAGGATTTCAGCCTGGATTCTTATGCGGCCATTGCCTGGGAGTTTAATCTCTTAGAAGAGATGGTCCGCTCCCAGGTCAAGATTCCCCTGCTCCATCGCCTGAAGATTCTGGCCTACGATATAGACGATTATCTTCAGGGGGGGAAAGAGCCCGATGAGTATGATCGCCGCGTCTTTCGGCGACTCTTTACCTTTTTTCAGTTGATAGAGGCCATCCGTCCCACCCTGACCCGACGTCTTTTGGAGCGGGATATGATCCCCTTAGCCCAGAGATCCTTGGGAGCTGAAATCGAGCCGATCCTTTCCTGGCGCCCTGAAGAAGAAAAACAACCAGGCCTTTTCTCTGATCTTTTGATGGATATTCAGGAGGTTACCGAGAAATCTCTTTCTTGAGGGCTAATCGCTTAGACAAACCTCCACGGTAAATTCTCCGGCTTCGGTGCTGAAGGGAATAGCCAGTTTGGGGCCGCTACAGAGGTGTTTGATGGTGTGTCCCTTACCGGTGACAATGGTAGGAATGGAGGCCGAAAGGTTGAGTCCGTCTTTTTGGAGCATCTGGCGAGCGTTGCCGCAGATCATGTTGGTCAGCTCACCGACGGCGTCTTTCACCTCCTCGGTAATACCATCGTATTTCTCTCCTAACATGTTGGCCAGGATATGGAGAATACATGGTTCGGTAAAGGTGATGGATAGGGAACCCTCTTTGTCACCGGTTATGCCGATAATTCCGGTGATGTCTCCGGTGGCTGTGCCATCTTTTTTGATGTAAGGTTTTCCCGGTTTGGCCTCGGTCATGGCCATAGTCTTCAAGACATTTACTGCTGCCGAGAGAAAGGGGTTGATATAGCGAACGTCCATTCGGGCCATACTCTCCTCCTTATCACTTCCAATCGAATATTTAATCGGCAAGGAAACATTCCACCTTAATCCTCAATAACTGTCTTCTATCCTTCAGAACTGGCGTCGGAAGCGGTAGGCGCCAAAGGCGAATATGGCCAGACCGAGGGTGATCATGCCCAAAAACTCTGGCCAGAGGGTTCTGAGCCCCACTCCTTTGAGGAAAATGCCATAGGTGATGAGGATGTAGTAATGGAGGGGAGAGAAGACCATCAGCTCCCTTAGCCAGAAGGGCATGGCCTCCGGGGGAGTCCAGGTGCCAGAGAGAAAGATAATGGGGGCGATGGCAATGATGGTCAGAAGCCCTACCTGGGCCAGGTTGCGGGCTAAGGTGGCGATAAAAAGGCCGTAGCCGCAGGAGGTAAAGACATAGAGGGCCGTGGCCAGAAAGAAGAGCGGCAAGGAGCCCCTC from Thermosulfuriphilus ammonigenes encodes the following:
- the iorA gene encoding indolepyruvate ferredoxin oxidoreductase subunit alpha translates to MHPLLTDQPGEKLLLLGNEAIARGAIEAGVGLAAAYPGTPSSEIANTLFQISRETDLCFEFSVNEKVAMEVAAAGAAAGVRTLTCMKHVGLNVAADALMTLAYIGIKAGMVIVTADDPSMHSSQNEQDNRFYARLSGLPMLEPANPQEAKEMTVFAFELSERLELPVILRTTTRTSHVRAPVTLGPLPETTRTKGHFEKEPGRFVPVPAVARARHQVLLQRGKEAQVMADGSRFNQRIGQGSLGIITSGVAVNYVLDALEALEIQDRVEVLKLGFTHPWPVGLLSEFLKSVETVLVVEELEPYLEEAARVVAQERGIKVDILGKASGHLPRLYEFNPAQIREVIAEVAGIEHHPPQRPDLSWLPELPPRPPSLCPGCPHRETYLIIKDVLKDLGEEAIYPTDIGCYTLGLLPPIQMADYLICMGSSVGSACGFSATTDQRIISFIGDSTLFHAGLSPLVNAVYNRHRFTLVVLDNETTAMTGHQPTPSQEIMPPGYEHPRVSIEEICRAAGVKKVVTINPYQKKEAREKVKKALEGRDLSVIVSRAPCILYARKFGISKAKS
- a CDS encoding MFS transporter → MAKNYHKFKDIKEALSRGLPASKALLVAGLYFAEGAPFGLLFVLMPVFLRLEGTGLKEIGLLSLLSLFWSAKPLWAYLVDSLGEYRYWILASWLIIIAASLVLGVSASQVALVTALLALALAGANQDIAIDGLTITILEKKELGIANGIRVAAYRLALIATGGGLVALSEILPWETIFLLFGAIFLALMPLLSRRLIGPPAAESARKQRGVRQTVVFTFRNLLKRPGIVPAAVFILLFKLGDTAMGPMVHPFWVDAGFSRAEIGLISGSLGTALSIAGAMAGGIITSRIGLVRGLLYLGAAQALSNLGYALAAALETSRPLVYSASALESFTGGLGTAPFLAYLMALCDRQAAASQYALLSTLFSLTRSLSGALSGWLAEALGYASFFLMTFFLALPGLLLVPLAAKALDSGKTNKR
- a CDS encoding chemotaxis protein CheX: MARMDVRYINPFLSAAVNVLKTMAMTEAKPGKPYIKKDGTATGDITGIIGITGDKEGSLSITFTEPCILHILANMLGEKYDGITEEVKDAVGELTNMICGNARQMLQKDGLNLSASIPTIVTGKGHTIKHLCSGPKLAIPFSTEAGEFTVEVCLSD